TTATATCAGACATTTTCATTTCTTGTTCCGAAATATGTTCTTTTGAGTTATTTATATCTTTTTTTTCATCCATTGCCTGCTCCTTGTTTATTAACATTTTCTTCTATCTTTTTTCTTACCTCCTTAATAATCCAGTCAGGAGTTGACGCCCCCGCTGAAATGCCTATATTTTTAGTTTTTTTGAACCACTGGGGTTTTATTTCTAAAGCAGTTTCCACATAGTAAGTTTTGGTAAACTTAGAACAGATCTGTGCAAGCCGCTTTGTATTGCCTGAATTTTTTCCGCCAACAACAACCATTACATCAACCTTCTTTGAAAGTTCTTTTGCTGCAGTTTGGCGGTCAATAGTAGCCTTACAAATAGTGTTGTATATAGCCGCTTGCGGATTGATCTTTTTTATGATGCTAACAAAATTCTTGAAATTTTGAGGGCTTTGGGTGGTCTGGCTTACTACACAAATATCACCCGAAAGATCTAAGTTTTTCAAATCGGAACTTTGTTCAACAACATAGCAATGGGATCCGCCATATGAAACAAGGGCTTTAATTTCCGGATGTTTTTTTTCTCCAACAATAAGTATTTTTTTCTTGGCTTTAGCAAGCTTTTCAACAATATCCTGCGCTCTTTTCACAAACGGACATGTTGCATCCACTATAACAAGATTTTGGATTTTTAGTTTTTCTTTCAGCCCGTGGGGTATACCGTGGGTGCGCAGAATTAAAACCTTGTTTTTTAAACTTTTCGTATTTTCAATTTTTTTTATTCCGATATTTTCTAGCCGTTTTACTTCCTGCGGATTATGTATTAAAGGCCCAAGACTAAATATTTTTTTATTGGGTTTTACGGTTTTTTCAGCAATTTCAATCGCGCGGCGCACTCCAAAACAAAAACCTGAATTCTTTGCAACTTTTATGCTCTTTTTCATAACTTTTTTATTTCGTCAAGCACTTTCTCTGAAAATTGCTGGTAATTCTCTTTCGTATAATTTTTTGGCGGGTATATAGGCACGCCTATATTGATTATTATTTGTTTGAAACTAAATAATTTGTCCGTGTTTCGCACCCTTACCGGCACAACCGGTACTTGAGCAACGCACGCTAGCATTCCCACTCCGGGGAGAGCTTTTCCGAAATTCCCGTCTTTTGAGCGGGTGCCTTCGGGAAACATGAAAAGACCTTCGCCTTTTTCAAGTATCGTTTGAGCAAATCTTATGGATTTTATATCAAATTGTCCGCGTTTTACGGGAAAAGTGTTTATCGCTTTAATGAATGATCCTAAAACAGGTATATCAAATAACTCTTCCTTCGCCATAATATGCAACTCTCTTTTTATTGAAACCCCGACTACGGGAGGATCATACCAGCTTATATGATTGGAGGCAAAAATAAAACCGCCCTTATCTGGGACGTTTTTTTCTCCGGATACTTTCATTCGCCAGATAGTTTTAAAGATTAGTCGCCAAGTAAAACGCACAAAATAAAAAAACCATGACGATTTTACTCTTACATTTTTGAATCTGTTTTTTTCATTCATTTTACACCGTTAGAAACAGCCAAACAATTCTGTATATTTCCCAAGCTGCGAAAAGCTATATCTATTTTTCCCGTTATCTCTTCCTTCATCTTATCGTTTTACTGTTTCTAACGGGGTTTACCAAGCT
This genomic interval from Elusimicrobiota bacterium contains the following:
- a CDS encoding 4-hydroxy-3-methylbut-2-enyl diphosphate reductase, which codes for MKKSIKVAKNSGFCFGVRRAIEIAEKTVKPNKKIFSLGPLIHNPQEVKRLENIGIKKIENTKSLKNKVLILRTHGIPHGLKEKLKIQNLVIVDATCPFVKRAQDIVEKLAKAKKKILIVGEKKHPEIKALVSYGGSHCYVVEQSSDLKNLDLSGDICVVSQTTQSPQNFKNFVSIIKKINPQAAIYNTICKATIDRQTAAKELSKKVDVMVVVGGKNSGNTKRLAQICSKFTKTYYVETALEIKPQWFKKTKNIGISAGASTPDWIIKEVRKKIEENVNKQGAGNG
- a CDS encoding lysophospholipid acyltransferase family protein, which encodes MKVSGEKNVPDKGGFIFASNHISWYDPPVVGVSIKRELHIMAKEELFDIPVLGSFIKAINTFPVKRGQFDIKSIRFAQTILEKGEGLFMFPEGTRSKDGNFGKALPGVGMLACVAQVPVVPVRVRNTDKLFSFKQIIINIGVPIYPPKNYTKENYQQFSEKVLDEIKKL